One window of Medicago truncatula cultivar Jemalong A17 chromosome 2, MtrunA17r5.0-ANR, whole genome shotgun sequence genomic DNA carries:
- the LOC11422294 gene encoding protein STRICTOSIDINE SYNTHASE-LIKE 11, with protein sequence MAVITGILISLILYNSSSIVAYCKLLDRLYLPPSLTGPESLAFDSIGGGPYTGVSDGRILKYDEECSCFLEFAHISPYRNKTNCDGISDFSELQETCGRPMGLSFNYKTKELYIADAYYGLVKVPYDGGAATQLVSNVLGNPFGFLAGADVDPNTGIVYFTEASYYHKIRDLRNLLNSRDIFSGSLFRYNPTTKVTTLLLRNLAMATGVAVSSNGSFVLVSEYKANRIRRFWLTGPNAYTSDIFLWLPGRPDNIKRTSKNEFWVAVNYPFGSPPPPVPPVLPLGLRINEQGLILEAVPLVEGFGTGSVSEVHEAEGKLYATSLRDSYVNILTA encoded by the exons ATGGCTGTTATCACTGGGATCTTAATCTCCCTCATACTCTATAATTCATCATCTATAGTTGCCTATTGCAAATTACTGGACAGACTCTATCTTCCACCATCACTAACAGGCCCCGAGTCCCTAGCATTTGATTCCATTGGTGGAGGGCCTTATACTGGTGTATCTGATGGAAGAATTCTTAAATATGATGAAGAATGTTCTTGTTTCCTTGAGTTTGCACACATTTCACCATACAG GAACAAAACAAATTGTGACGGAATTTCAGACTTCTCGGAACTCCAAGAAACATGTGGGAGGCCTATGGGGTTGAGTTTCAATTACAAGACAAAGGAATTATATATAGCTGATGCTTATTATGGACTTGTGAAGGTCCCTTATGACGGAGGTGCTGCAACACAACTTGTTTCTAATGTACTAGGCAACCCTTTTGGGTTTCTTGCTGGCGCGGATGTAGATCCTAACACTGGAATCGTTTATTTTACGGAAGCTAGCTATTATCACAAGATCAG ggatctCCGGAATCTACTTAATAGCCGAGATATTTTTTCTGGAAGCCTGTTCAGATACAATCCAACAACGAAAGTAACCACATTGTTGCTCCGTAATCTAGCTATGGCAACAGGGGTAGCAGTAAGCAGCAATGGTTCATTTGTCCTTGTAAGTGAGTACAAGGCGAATAGAATCCGGAGATTCTGGCTTACAGGACCAAATGCATATACTTCAGATATATTCTTGTGGCTTCCGGGGAGACCAGATAACATCAAAAGGACCTCGAAGAACGAGTTTTGGGTGGCAGTGAATTATCCTTTTggatcaccaccaccaccagtACCTCCTGTTTTGCCTCTTGGACTAAGAATCAATGAGCAAGGTTTAATTTTAGAGGCTGTGCCTCTTGTTGAGGGGTTTGGTACTGGATCAGTCAGTGAAGTTCATGAAGCTGAGGGAAAACTCTATGCTACATCGTTGCGTGATAGCTATGTTAACATTCTCACAGCCTAG
- the LOC11417714 gene encoding protein STRICTOSIDINE SYNTHASE-LIKE 11, producing the protein MLVIMFNMTSNIAVIIGILISLILYSSSIVAYCRLLDRLYLPSPLTGPESLAFNSIGEGPYTGVSDGRILKYDEECSCFLEFAHISSDRDNTMCNGISDFSELQETCGRPMGLSFDYNTGELYIADAYYGLVKVPYDGGAATQLVANNLQGNPFGFLAGVDVDPSTGIVYFTEASSRYKIRDLQKLLRRKDHTGSLFRYDPSTNETTLLLSNLTEAFGVAVSNDGSFVLVSEYKANRIRRFWLTGANAYTSDIFLRLPGRPDNIRRNSRNEFWVAVNYPFASSPPPVPPVLPLGLRVNAEGLIIESVPLVEAFSTESVSEVQESEGRLYATSLSDNYATILKL; encoded by the exons ATGTTGGTCATCATGTTCAACATGACTAGCAACATAGCTGTTATCAttggtatcttaatctccctcATACTCTATTCATCATCTATAGTTGCTTATTGCAGATTACTTGATAGACTCTATCTTCCATCACCACTAACAGGTCCTGAATCCTTAGCATTTAACTCCATTGGTGAAGGACCTTATACAGGTGTATCTGATGGAAGAATTCTTAAATATGATGAAGAATGTTCTTGTTTCCTTGAGTTTGCACACATTTCATCAGACAG GGACAATACAATGTGTAATGGCATTTCGGACTTCTCAGAACTCCAAGAAACATGTGGGAGGCCTATGGGGTTGAGTTTCGACTACAACACAGGGGAATTATATATAGCTGATGCTTATTATGGGCTTGTGAAGGTTCCTTATGATGGAGGTGCTGCAACACAACTTGTTGCTAATAATCTACAAGGAAACCCTTTTGGGTTTCTTGCTGGTGTGGATGTAGATCCTAGCACTGGAATCGTTTATTTCACCGAAGCTAGCTCACGTTACAAGATCAG GGATCTCCAGAAACTACTAAGGAGAAAAGATCATACAGGAAGCCTATTCAGATACGATCCATCAACAAATGAAACTACATTGTTGCTCAGCAATCTAACTGAGGCATTTGGGGTAGCAGTTAGCAACGATGGTTCATTTGTCCTTGTTAGCGAGTATAAGGCGAACAGAATCCGGAGATTCTGGTTAACAGGAGCTAATGCATATACTTCAGATATATTCTTGCGCCTTCCAGGAAGACCAGATAACATCAGAAGGAACTCGAGGAACGAGTTTTGGGTGGCAGTGAATTATCCTTTTGCATCCTCACCACCACCAGTACCTCCTGTATTGCCTCTAGGACTAAGAGTCAACGCGGAAGGTTTGATTATAGAGTCTGTGCCTCTTGTTGAGGCGTTTAGTACTGAATCGGTGAGTGAAGTTCAAGAATCCGAGGGAAGACTCTATGCTACATCGTTGAGTGATAACTATGCTACCATTCTCAAGCTCTAG